Within the Microbacterium terricola genome, the region CGACGATCTCTCGGCGACCGCGCAGGTGCAGAAGTGGAAGCCGGCGGTCCGCGCCGTCGCCGCGATCGGTGCGGGCGTGGATCTGGTGCTCGTGTCGGCCGACCCGAAGGTCTTCCCCGAGATGTACGACGCGGTGCTCGCGCGGGCGGAGGACGACCCTGGCTTCGCGGAGAAGGTGGATGCTGCCGCCCGCCGCGTCGTGGAGGCGAAGCAGCTCATCGCGGCCGACGAGGCCGAGGAGTAAGTGCCCGCAGCCCCGGTCGGGCAGACTCGACAGGTGGACCTCCTGACCGCCGTACGCGCCGCCTCCGCACCGGACGACGTCTACGACGCCTTCGTCGCCTGGGCGGAGAGCCGCGGACTGAGCCTCTACCCTGCCCAGGACGAGGCGGCGATCGAGCTGGTCTCCGGTGCGAACGTGATCCTGTCCACCCCGACCGGCACCGGCAAGTCGCTCGTCGCGATCGCGGCGCACGCGGCATCCCTCGCCCGCGGCGGTCGCACCTATTACACCGCCCCGATCAAGGCGCTGGTGAGCGAGAAGTTCTTCGCGCTGGTCGAGATCTTCGGCGCGGAGAGCGTCGGGATGGTCACCGGCGACTCGTCGGTCAACCCCGACGCGCCGATCATCTGCTGCACCGCCGAGATCCTCGCGAACGTCGCGCTGCGCCAGGGGGTGGACGCGGATGTCGACCAGGTCGTGATGGACGAGTTCCACTTCTACGGCGATCCGGACCGAGGCTGGGCGTGGCAGGTCCCGCTGCTGCTGCTCCCGCGGGCGCAGTTCCTGCTCATGTCGGCGACGCTCGGGGACGTGAGCGACATCGCGGCCGACCTGCGCCGGCGCACGGGTCGCGAGACGGCGCTGGTCACCGGAGTCGAGCGACCCGTGCCGCTGCACTTCTCCTACGAGCGGCGCCCGGTGCATGAGGTGCTGACCATGCTGCTCGACGAGCGGCAGGCACCGGTCTACCTGGTGCACTTCGCGCAGGCTGCGGCGCTCGAGCGCGCCCAGGCGCTCGCGAGCGTCAAGATCACCACGCGCGAGCAGCGCGACGAGATCGCCGAGGCGATCGGCGGGTTCCGGTTCACCACGAGCTTCGGCAAGACGCTCTCGCGTCTCGTCCGCGCCGGCATCGGCGTGCATCACGCCGGCATGCTGCCTCGCTACCGCCGCCTGGTCGAGACGCTCGCACAGCGCGGGCTCCTGCGCGTCATCTGCGGGACGGACACCCTCGGCGTCGGCATCAACGTCCCCATCCGCACCGTCGTCATCACGGCGCTGTCGAAGTACGACGGCACGCGGATGCGGCAGCTCAGTGCCCGGGAGTTCCACCAGGTGGCGGGCAGGGCGGGACGGGCCGGCTACGACACCGCCGGCACCGTCGTGGTGATGGCGCCGGAGTGGGAGATCGAGAACACCGCCGCGCTCGCCAAGGCCGGCGATGACCCCGCGAAGCGCAAGAAGATCGTCCGCAAGAAGGCGCCGACCGGCGTCGTGAACTGGGGCGAGGGCTCGTACGAGCGCCTCATCGACGCCGTGCCGGAGCCCCTCACGCCCCAGCTGCAGCTGAGCGCCGCCATGCTGATCAACGTGATCGGACGCGGCGGTGACGTGCTCGCCAACGTGCGGTCGCTCGTGTTCGACAACCACGAGCCGCGCGCCCGCCGCTACGCGCTCGCCCGCCGGGCCATCGCGATCTTCCGCACGCTGCGCGACGCGGGCATCGTGACGAGCGAGGGCGGCAGCATCCGTCTCACCGTCGACCTGCAGCCGAACTTCGCGCTGAACCAGCCGCTGTCGCCGTTCGCGCTCGCCGCCATCGAGCTGCTCGACCGCGACGTCGAACTCGGGCGGGGCCCTGGCGCGGAAGCACCAGGCGGATCGATCGGCTCCGGCCATTACGCGCTCGATGTCGTGAGCATCATCGAGGCGACCCTGGACGACCCGCGTGCGATCCTCTCGCAGCAGGAGTACCGCGCTCGCGGCGAGGCGGTCGGGGCGATGAAGCGCGACGGCATCGAGTACGACGAGCGGATGGCGCTGCTCGAGGAGGTCAGCTACCCCAAGCCGCTGGCCGAGCTGCTGGTCCAGTCGTTCGAGGTGTTCGCGTCGAGCCAGCCGTGGGTGCGCGACTTCGAGCTGTCGCCCAAGTCGGTGGTGCGCGACATGTTCGAGCGCGCACTGTCGTTCGGTGAGTTCGTCGCGCTCTACCAGCTCGGCCGGAGCGAGGGGCTCGTGCTGCGCTACCTCAGCGACGCGTACCGCGCGATCCGCCAGACGGTGCCGGCCGATGCCCGCACCGACGAGCTGATGGACGTGATCGAGTGGCTCGGCGAGCTCGTCCGCCAGGTGGATTCGAGCCTGGTCGACGAGTGGGCGACACTGGTGAACCCGGTGGCCGATCCGGAGGCGCCGGTCGTCCCGCCCGCGCCCCCGTCGGTGCTGACCAATCG harbors:
- a CDS encoding DEAD/DEAH box helicase, which translates into the protein MDLLTAVRAASAPDDVYDAFVAWAESRGLSLYPAQDEAAIELVSGANVILSTPTGTGKSLVAIAAHAASLARGGRTYYTAPIKALVSEKFFALVEIFGAESVGMVTGDSSVNPDAPIICCTAEILANVALRQGVDADVDQVVMDEFHFYGDPDRGWAWQVPLLLLPRAQFLLMSATLGDVSDIAADLRRRTGRETALVTGVERPVPLHFSYERRPVHEVLTMLLDERQAPVYLVHFAQAAALERAQALASVKITTREQRDEIAEAIGGFRFTTSFGKTLSRLVRAGIGVHHAGMLPRYRRLVETLAQRGLLRVICGTDTLGVGINVPIRTVVITALSKYDGTRMRQLSAREFHQVAGRAGRAGYDTAGTVVVMAPEWEIENTAALAKAGDDPAKRKKIVRKKAPTGVVNWGEGSYERLIDAVPEPLTPQLQLSAAMLINVIGRGGDVLANVRSLVFDNHEPRARRYALARRAIAIFRTLRDAGIVTSEGGSIRLTVDLQPNFALNQPLSPFALAAIELLDRDVELGRGPGAEAPGGSIGSGHYALDVVSIIEATLDDPRAILSQQEYRARGEAVGAMKRDGIEYDERMALLEEVSYPKPLAELLVQSFEVFASSQPWVRDFELSPKSVVRDMFERALSFGEFVALYQLGRSEGLVLRYLSDAYRAIRQTVPADARTDELMDVIEWLGELVRQVDSSLVDEWATLVNPVADPEAPVVPPAPPSVLTNRRAFTVLVRNELFRRVRLAALQDDDALAELDPGVEWSEAMDRYYDDHDEILTGGPARSPRLCVIDDSTAADGIWRVEQTIDDPAGDHDWRIRAEVDLAASVEEGAAVVRVTEVVRL